DNA sequence from the Rattus rattus isolate New Zealand chromosome 2, Rrattus_CSIRO_v1, whole genome shotgun sequence genome:
ATGGCAATAGATAGATACGTAGCCATTTGTTATCCCCTCAGGTATCCTTCCATAGTCACTGAAGCTTTTGTAATCAAAGCCACACTGACCATGCTGCTAAGGAACAGCCTGTTATCCATGCCAGTCCCTGTACTAGCTGCCCAGAGACAGTACTGCTCCAGAAATGAAATAGATCACTGCCTTTGCTCTAACTTGGGTGTTATTAGTCTGGCCTGTGATGATATCACAGTTAACAGGTTCTACCAGTTGGCCTTGGCCTGGATTATGGCTGGAAGTGACATGGTTATGGTCTGTGCATCCTATGCTTTGATTATTCGCTCAGTACTGAGGCTGAACTCCACTGAGGCAATATCTAAGGCCCTCAGTACCTGCAGCTCCCACCTCATCCTCATTTTGTTTTACTACACAGCTATTGTTATATTATCTGTCACTCACCTAGCAGGAAGAAGAGTTCCCCTCATCCCAGTTCTCCTCAATGTGATGCATATTGTCATCCCCCCATCTCTTAACCCAGTGGTATATGCTCTTAGGACACAGGAGCTGAAGGTAGCCTTCCAGAAGGTACTTGGCTTTAGTGAGTAGATGTCCAGGAAGTGAACTgtatgggaaagaactctgaaggCAGTTTTGCAGGAAAAAGAAAGTAGACTTTAACCCCAAAACACATTGTTAAAATTTGGTCTCTCCCCATTTCTAGATCATTGACTCAAGCTCACAAACGGTGAGTAGTATATTCCATATATAAATTGTCCCTGATGCTTTTCATAAATGTTCCTTCCCACTTCCTAGGAGAGCCTATGATGCAGTACTGTTCTTTGTATGTTCTGCAGTGGCAATAGACTGGGAAACTTTCCCAATGTTGACTCGGAAGTTTAAACctaagatttgaactcagatagTATCTTAAACCTTCCTCTCCATTCACTTCCTCATTAGTTTTGAAGACTAAGTTGAGATAATAAAACAAGTTaacatttatgtattcattttttagTAAAATTGCCTTTAGATCATGGCCACAGAGTGAAtggtagcaatggaataattaattctacaatcatcaagaagtagaaggtgggagctaaagagatgactctgtggttaaaagcacttgttgctcttggagaggatgtggatttaattcctagcatccacatagtgGTTCAAAGCTGTgtttaactccagtcccagagaatctGGTGCCCTTGTCCACGATCATTGAGCTTGCATTTTTTACCCAGAAgtatatacagacaaaacactcacatacacaatatagtaaaataaattaatctttatttctgaaaacagaagaggaagataTCCATGACTACAGTTTGACTGAGGAACAGAAAGAGATCAAGTCCAGTCGATCAGGAGTATGTTTATTCAGATCATGTGAATCAGGTGTAATTACATGCTGCCAGAAATACTTTGGGGAAAGCATTGAACAGTATGCAACAGCCATGTTTAACCACGTCACAAACACTACCATAAAACCCTttcaaagagtaaaataaaaatccaagacATTATCATTGTCCATACTGTGTGTTagtgtgaatgcatatgtgcttgtgtgtatgaagTTATTGGCGTCTGCCTTCTATTTCacctaatctctctctctgtgtgtgtctctgtgtgtgtgtgtgtgtgtgtgtgtgtgtgtgtgtgtgtgtaaattacttgggaagcaaaagaaaatgctaaGCCAAGGATCATGCATTGGGAACAGTGATTGGTTTTAGAGCTCAAGGAATACCGCCCACAGATTACCACAGCCACATGGGTGAGCCTCAGACCCAAGTACTACTTGACCTGAAGACTTGATGCTGTTATGAtgttctgctctgcttgctgccctcacatccctcttaatctaagaattaTATCACAACTCTAAGGGAGCTTCCAGTCCTTCACTGGGCAGTATCTCTGGCAACCACAATAATAATATTTGATCAATTTCATGCATTGCTGGTGGAGCAGGTAAATGATTCAGTCACCACACTAGGAAAGTACTTAGAGACATAAATTGTGTGACCACCAcacttagaaaacatttggaaaattaaaCTGTTAGTGaaggtaacaaaaataaaactgttagtGAAGTAAAAAAATATTAGGAAACAATTTCAGAAAGAGAAACTCTTATTAGTTAACCTACGGACCTCTATGGTCAGGGAACAATAACAATGGCAGCACTGGTTGAGGTGATTCTCACTGAGGATGGAACAGtgatgattgatttcttttttttttaattatatcttttttttattgagtatttcttatttacatttcgaggattattccctttcccggttactgggccaacattcccctaaccccaccccctctccttcttcatgggtgttcccctccccatcctccccccattcctgccctccccccagcaatcaagttcactgggggttcagtcttagcaggaccaggggcttccccttccactggtgctcttcctaggatattcattgctacctatgaggtcagagtccagggtcagtccatgtatagtctttaggtagtggtttagtccctggaagctctggttgcttggcattgttgtacatatggggtctcgagccccttcaagctcttccagttctttctgattccttcaacgggggtcctgttctcagttcagtggtttgctgctggcattcgcctctgtatttgctgtattctggctgtgtctctcaggagagatctacatccggctcctgtcggcctgcacctctttgcttcatccttcttgtctaattggctggctgtatatgtatgggccacatgtggggcaggctctgaatgggtgttccttctgtctctgttttaatctttgccactctattccctgccaaaggtattcttgttccccttttataggagtgaaacattcacattttgatcatctgtcttgagtttcatgtgttttatgcatctagggtaattcaagcatttgggctaatagccacttatcaatgagtgcataccatgtgtgtttttctgtgattgggttaccccaagcaggatgatattttccagttccaaccatttgcctatgaatttcataaagtcattgtttttgatagctgattccattgtgtagatgtaccacattttctgtatccattcctctgttgaagggcatctgggttctttccagcttctggctattataaataaggctgctatgaacatagtggagcacgtgtcttttttatatgttggtgcatcttttgggtatatgcccaagagaggtatagctggatcctcaggtagttcaatgtccaattttctgaggaatctccagactgatttccagaatggttgtaccagtctgcaatcccaccaacaatggaggagtgttcctctttctccacatcctcgccagcatttgttgtcacctgagtttttgatcttagccattctcactggtgtgaggtgaaatctcaggttgttttgatttgcatttcccttatgactaaagatgttgaacatttctttaggtgtttctcagccattcggcattcctcagctgtgaattctttgtttagttctgaaccccattttttaatagggttatttgtctccctgcggtctaacttcttgagttctttgtatattttggatataaggcctctatctgttgtaggattaatagagatcttttcccaatcagttggttgccgttttgtcctaaccacagtgtcctttgccttacagaagctttgcagtttcatgagctcccatttgtcgattcttgatcttagagcataagccaatggtgttttgttcaggaaattttttccagtgcccatgtgttcgagatgctgccctagcttttcttctattagtttgagtgtatctggtttgatgtggaggtccttgatccacttggacttaacctttcTACAGGGTGGttagcatggatcgatctgcattcttctacatgttgacctccagttgaaacagcaccatttgctgaaaatgctatcttttttccattgaatggtttggctcctttgtcaaaaatcaagtgaccataggtgtgtgggttcatttctgggtcttcgattctgttgcattggtctatctgtctgtctctgtaccaataccatgcagtttttatcactattgttctgtaatatttcttgagttcagggatagtgattccccttgaagtccttttattgttgaggatagttttagctatcctaggttttttgttattccagatgaatttgcaaattgttctgtctaactctttgaggaattggattggtatattgatggggattgcattgaatctgtagatctcttttggtaaaatggccatttttactatgttaatcctgtcgatccatgagcatgggagatctttccctcttctgaggtcttcttcaatttctttcttcagaggcttgaagttcttattgtacagatcttttacctgcttggttaaagtcacaccgaggtactttatattgtttgggtctactatgaagggtgtcgtttccctaatttctttctcggcttgtttctcttttgtgtagaggatggctactgatttatgtgagttaattttatacccaaccactttgctgaagttgtttatcagctttagtagttctctggtggaacttttgggatcacttaaatatactatcatatcatctgcaagtagtgataatttgacttcttctttaccaatctgtatccccttgatttccttttgttgtctgattgctctggctaagacttccagaactatattgaataagtaaggatagagtgagcagccttgtctagtccctgactttagtaggattgcttcaagtttctctccatttagtttaatgttagccactggtttgctgtatatggcttttactatgtttaggtatgggccttgaattcctattcttcccaggacttttatcatgaagggctgttgaattttgtcaaatgctttctcagcatctaatgaaatgatcatgtgattttgttctttcagtttgtttatataatggatcacgttgatggttttccgtatattaaaccatccctgcatgcctgggatgaagcctacttgatcatggtggatgattgttttgaaatgctcttggattcagtttgccagaattttattgagtatttttgcgtcaatattcataagggaaattggtctgaagttctctttctttgttgggtctttgtgtggtttaggtataagagtaattgtggcttcatagaaggaattcggtagtgctccatctgtttcaattttgtggaatagtttggatagtattggtatgaggtcttctatgaaggtctgatagaattctgcactaaacctgtgtgtacctgggttctttttggttgggagacctttaatgactgcttctatttccttagagttatggggatgtttaattgatttatctgttcctgatttaacttcggtacctggtatctgtctaggaagttgtccatttcctgcagattttcaagttttgttgaatataggcttttgtagtaagatctgatgtttttttttaatttcctctggatctgtagttatgtctcccttttcatttctgattttgttaatttggacacactctctgtgtcctctcgttagtctggctaagggtttatctatcttgttgattttctcaaagaaccaacttttggttctgttgattctttctatggtccttttttgtttctacttggttgatttcagctctgagtttgattatttcctgccttctactcctcctgggtgtatttgcttcttttgttctagagcttttaagtgtgctgtcaagctggtgacatatgctctttcctgtttctttctgcaggcactcagcgctatgagttttcctcttagcacagctttcattgtgtcccataagtttgggtatgttgtaccttcattttcattaaattctaagaagtctttaatttcttactttatttgttccttgaccaggttatcgttgagtagagcattgttcaacttccatgtatatgtgggcattcttcccttattgttattgaagaccagctttagtccatggtggtctgataagacgaatgggattatttctatctttctgtatctgttgaggcctgttttatgaccaattacatggtcaattttggagaaagtaccatgagatggtgagacgaatgtatatccttttgctttaggatagaatgttctataaatatctgttaagtccatttggctcatgacttctcttattctgtctatgtctctgtttaatttctgtttccatgacctgtccattgatgagactggggtgttgaaatctcctactattattgtgtgaggtgcaatgtgtgttttaagctttagtaaggtttcttttatgtatgtaggtacccttgtatttggagcatagatatttaggattgagagttcatcttggtggatttttcctttgatgaatatgaagtgtccttctttatcttttttgatgacttttagttgaaaatcaatttattcgatattagaatggctactccagcttccttcttccaaccatttgcttggaaagttgttttccagcctttcactctgaggtagtgtctgtctttgtctctgaggtgtgtttcctgtaggcttcagaattcagggtcctcattttgtatccagtttggtaatctatgtctttttattggggagttgaggccattgatgttgagagatattaaagaatagtgattattgtttcctgttatattcatatttggatgtgagattatgtttgtgtgcttttcttctctttgttttgttgccaagacgattagtttcttgcttgctctagggtgtagcttgcctccttatgttgggctttaccctttattatcctttgtagtgctggatttgtagaaagatattgtgtaaatttggttttgtcatggaatatcttggtttctccatctat
Encoded proteins:
- the LOC116894099 gene encoding olfactory receptor 688-like produces the protein MGTALHETNSSDFHVTEFILLGFPGIHDFQHWISLPMAVLYIIALGANLLILITIYCEPSLHQPMYQFLGILAAVDIGLATTSTPKILAILWFDAKTISLPECFAQIYAIHSFMGMESGIFLCMAIDRYVAICYPLRYPSIVTEAFVIKATLTMLLRNSLLSMPVPVLAAQRQYCSRNEIDHCLCSNLGVISLACDDITVNRFYQLALAWIMAGSDMVMVCASYALIIRSVLRLNSTEAISKALSTCSSHLILILFYYTAIVILSVTHLAGRRVPLIPVLLNVMHIVIPPSLNPVVYALRTQELKVAFQKVLGFSE